In Gossypium hirsutum isolate 1008001.06 chromosome D01, Gossypium_hirsutum_v2.1, whole genome shotgun sequence, the genomic window TCTCTTAAACCCCTTCTTCCACTATTTAGCCAGctaaaaaaagggttaaaatcGTTTTTTTACTTTACTATTTTTAACCATCCACAAAAAGATAATATGTAATCATTTactttctttagttttttttttcttattacttTGTAGAAGAATTTtcttaaattgtgaaaaataaaggaaatagtTTATTATAATGATTtctttctaaaaaataatttatgtaaaagaTTAAAAACAAAGATGGTTGTGAAGTTAGTTACTTAGTAGTGTGATTAAAATCAGTGATAGCATATATGTTTGAGTTTGTATGTGTAATGATAGTGATGAGATGATAATAGAAAATGACAATTAAAGACATTACTCAAAAGATGtattattacattatttttttataattttaataatttaaatttataaaataatttatttctaaatttatttaatcaactaattACGTTataaatctatttattattttaaaatataaagttaaaacttttaaataaaagaatttaaaataaattaactacTTGAAAAAGCCAAcactattaatttataatattatttaaagaagacataaatgaatttaaaatggttaaaagtcaataaataaaataaatagaaagaaagTTAACACATTAATTTCAAGAGTCTCACCTTTTGAATGGGTTTATTTCATTAACCACAAATAAAACATTCAAAAGGGAACTTAAAAATCAAGGGTCAGTGTGAAAATAATCCCACTGAAACATGCATCCAAACAAAAAGGGAGTGCGTTTGAAATTTAAGTACAAATTTTTGTGCGTTAAGTTCTACCTTACTGAGGGACAGGGTGCAGTGAATCCAAAGGctttcttttccttccctttctttttctttacggGTAAATTATATAACTAATCACTCAACTGTCGATTTCATTTtggttaatataaaataaaaaaaattgtaaactgGGCACTGTCATTGAcaatctttttcattttagtcactcactGTTAATTCAATGTTTTCTACTCATTTATTCACCCAActttaataagttttcattttgctcacttattttagcttttaaaatttttattttatttttctatttgttagaattaattttaattttttcccagTAAAGGGTTTTATAGGAATATCTTGGATTATTAAAGGGaaaatcattttatctttttaatctacttaaatttttatttttttttagaattggtTTTAGGTTTTTcagtaaaggaaaaaaaagagattttacaagGAATTATCTGATTTTTTAGGGAAAAAccaatttgtcttttaatttcttttactttttttagaattaattttagtttttccagTAAAATGGAAAAGTCCAAACTTTATAGAAAATTATAGGAAAAACcactttttatgtttttcatttcctttattttatttttttagaattattttttaactttttcaactTTAAGGGAAGCCTAAGTTTAGTTTTTTCCAACTTTAGGGagaatacaaaattattttttagttttttttaattttagggaaAATCGTTTTTTTAACTTTAGGAAAATTTAGGTTTTTACAAAGAACtgagttgaaaaaaaatttagatttcttatcaaaccctaaattttttaaatttaaaaaaacagataaaataagtaactaaaatgaaaacttattaaaattgAGACTAAAATGAGTATAAAATATGACAATGGctaaaattaaaacttattaaaGTTCGGAAAAGGAGGATTCCTTTAACCTCATCCATCTCAACGACTCTTGACTTCCGAAcaaacaaattttcaaaaaagtaccataaataatgaagaaaaaggatggtttTAACCTGAGATGAGTGAGAGATAGCCGAACGAGATAGatgttttaattttcaaaaaccgATGAgtgatgaagaagaaaatggtTTAGTTTAGGGACTTTTTGATTTGGGGATAATGGGTGAGGATAGGGCAAACATTGGGGGGTTTGGGAGATGGGGAAAGTAAACAGTTTTTTAGGGACGTAgaaggggtaaaaatataaaatatcttttggtcgaattattcgaatttaaTTCGActcaaactcaaaattttaaaaaaaattgaattgatttgattaactcgatttgaataattcaaaatttaatttttttaaattttttcaagtaAAATCAAagtttactaaaaaaaatcagacaaattaagaaaaaaaaacatatataaaaagcAGACATTAAACAGCAAGAAGGTCAACATTATTCCATTCACCAAATAATCAATGCTCAAATTTCAGTGTCACAGACTGTAAttgattaagaaaataaataaataaataaacatggaGACAGAAGAAGGGAAGATTGAAGAGAAGAGCAACTATTTGCCAGCCGTGACCGGGTAGCCAATTCCATGCCTTCTTGTCGGAAAAACCACAAATAATAAGCTGCAAATGAGCCCAACTCCAACCGGTGCAATGTTCAAAACCTCCTCAGTTTCATGTTTAGGTGTCGGATAGAAACAGTTCAACACATTCTTGTCTCTCAAAGCCACAACACCAAACACAAGCACAGACAAAACACCGTGAACTCCATCCATAAACTTGATCCTATACTTGCTCAAATCCGGTAAGTCAGACTCTTTAGAATCGGGATAGTCAAACAGGAACATCCCTTTGAATGTGGCGAAACCGTAATATACTTGACCGTCGGATGACTTGACGCTGTCGGTGAAGGAAGCGAGGAAACATGAAAGAgcgaggaggaggaggaggaggagcgTCATGGAGCGGGTGGCGGCATCACACGAACCGTTGTTGGTGAAAGTTGGCACTAAGAGTTGGAAAGCTAGGAGGGTACCTGTAGGAAGAAGGTTGGCTAAGTTTGCGGTGCTTGCTAAGGTCTGTGAGATCGCCCGCTGAGATAAAGTCGGCGGCCTTGGTTGGGGTTTTGGTCTTTCACTCTCGGTGGTGCTGCTTATTGTTGGTGGTTCTGATTGAGATGTTTGCTTGGAAATCAGAACTCTCGGCCTCAGAGACGCTTCCGACATCGCCGGAAATCAATAAATTCACTAGATTTTCGATGTAAAATGGTCGCGGCGGCGGTTGTGACGACGGGATACTGCGCAAAGTATTTGTTAAGCTAAAGGTTGTTGTTGCTTAAAAGTTGAAGAAAGCCTTGGGGTTGTTGCTTGAATGTTTTTTTGCTCAGAAATATTGGTTGTTTCCACGGAATTTCCTGTTAGTTGTTTAACAGCCTATATAGACATTACGAGTTGGCATACTTAAACTAAGGTTAAAATTTATTCTAGATCCCTGTACTTTTCTTATATTTAGACTTTAGTCCCTTACTTTTATATTaaagaattttcatatttaaaaatgcaaattcatttattaatacaattaaacttttttattaaGTTTAGGTTCACTTCAACATTATTTCTTTAGTTacactaataaatttaacaaaattaataattaagtttaaattttgaaaactgaatcttaaaaataaaaatataagactAAATTCTGAAATTACAAAAATTGCATagatttttaacatatattaaccGTAAATCAATTTCATCAAATTAGTTGCTTGATATCAGATGATAAAGAAGCTTATGCCTTATGGTACACGTCTATATGCTTCCGGATAAGTTCTTTTGATTGGGTAGGCTTTGTTTAGttaataatttttgtttaatttaaaaatagaaagttaatttgatttaaaaaaaagaaaagaaattcaaGTCAAACTATTTAATAGTGTAAATATTAACCAAGACATCATATTTAGAGAGAGGTGAGATCAGTTGCATTCCATCCCAcgttttagaatttttgaatcatttatcataattcaattcggtttaattcttttatattatttttttgaatttattttaaatgagtgaaatttgttttattatttaataaactttaaaaatatttttataaatatttttaaaaaataattttgaagtaAATGAGAACTAATCAATATATTAAACTTTCTAGGTTGGAAGAGATAAATTGAACAAGTATAGCCGCCCCCAATTAGGATGCAATATTAAACCTAAATAGGGGTTATTCGTTAAGAACTACAGTAGAGCAATTTATGAATGTCTATGCGGCGGGTTTGATTTTACCAAATATGATAAGAATGTGAACTCCCAACCATTTATGCACAGAGACCGTTTCTTATTTTGTGCCCTAacatttagggtaaactacattgATAGTCATCAAACTAATAGTAAAGTcatctaattataaaaaattataaaatttaatcatcAGCGTTTACACATTGtataatttagtcttttctttttgtaattttactttttttattgtgACCCTTATACtgaataagttttaaaaaaataaatttatctgcTCAATTTGATACTTCAATCCTCTATCATTAGGTTGAAAACTAATGGTTGAGATGACTTGGTCCTCGTCGGCTGACTCCTCACCGGTTTAATAAGATTTGCACTTGAATAAATCAATGCTACTTCAGTCAAGTTTAATTTAGTATTGTTGTTATTACTGTTTCAGGTGAACACAAAGAATCTCGACACTTGCCCCTTTGCAATATCGTCCCTGCGTTTGACTTAGTGAAAAAATGGAGAATAACAACAAGAAACAAAGTCagctaaattttgaaaaatgccCAGTtcaatttattgaaaataaaaaaattacccaCATCATTAATTCAACTAAATTTTAAGTCCAAACCTATTAATTTTTAGGGATAAAtcccaaaattatacataaactttaatttaatgtgtaatttgatacatgaactttaattttgattcaatcatacacatttaaagaaataaatacatcaatttatttttatattagataaatataattatatgcgtatacaatatataaacataaatgatgctatatcaataattatattaataatttatgagaatttaattaaatcaaaattctatgtataaaattacacattaagctaaaattaatgtataattttaaaatttatctttcttcTTTTAAGATTGCTTCATCAATGGAGGCTCAAACTAGTAGAAGATGAGTTAATTGTCATGATGCTAAGTTTTCAACCATTTGAAGTTTTAAGAAAGCAATATATTTGGAGATTATCTAGTTTAATAAGTAAGAGTCTTTTTTTTAATTCCTAATTTATATATTGTGTgttgaaaatgttttttttttcaagtaaaaAGATAACATAATGTaatgtgtaaatgttaggggctaaatttgttattatgccgATTTTAAAAGCTGTTGCGCTATCTTTTGTTAGTCATTTAATACCCGGTgaccaagaaagaaagaaaaagttgaaTAGTTGGATGgcgaaaaaaaaaaactcactaaTAGATGACTTACTATCAATGTagtttaaccaaaatttattacATTCTTTAAAGGGTGAACTACACACAATATCACTAAACAATTAGtagttttacattttggtcattcaactttaaaatattacaaaatggtcatttaactatttgaaagttttcatttaagttactaggTTGTTAAAATAGCTAATGTAAGGCCTTCTCTATTTGCACCACTTGCACTAATCGAAAGCTCTTATTCCCTTACTATTCTACagttaatttatttatgaaaCAATTTTGAACGTCACAAATTTACGAACCAAAATCTAAATGACTTCTTTCTTCTCTTTGATATTAATCATCAGATTAACTTGGGTCAAAGATATGTTTTTTTACTCGTTGATGGGTACTGATCTACTGTATTACTTGTCAAATAGTCATTTTGAGTTCACTAgtcgaattaaaaaaaaactagtgacttaaataaaaacattcaaatagttcagtaacttaaatgaaagttTTCGTACAattcagtgaccattttgtaactttttgaagttaagtggccaaaacataaacttaGTAATAATATAGTGAAATTATGTGTAATTTACCATTCCTTTTAAAAGAAAAGTATTTTTTTCCTGCTTTACCCTTTCTCCAACGTGTACGGTATTAATTCATTTTGTCAGTGAAAAGAGAAATCACGTCGGGAAACTGAAACAATCAATCATGACCGTCAGATATTTGTcccatttatatttatattcttttatctCCTCATCGGCATGGAAATCTACTTGAAACCGTCGC contains:
- the LOC107921397 gene encoding protein DMP3 is translated as MSEASLRPRVLISKQTSQSEPPTISSTTESERPKPQPRPPTLSQRAISQTLASTANLANLLPTGTLLAFQLLVPTFTNNGSCDAATRSMTLLLLLLLALSCFLASFTDSVKSSDGQVYYGFATFKGMFLFDYPDSKESDLPDLSKYRIKFMDGVHGVLSVLVFGVVALRDKNVLNCFYPTPKHETEEVLNIAPVGVGLICSLLFVVFPTRRHGIGYPVTAGK